In Bacillota bacterium, the following proteins share a genomic window:
- a CDS encoding metal-sensitive transcriptional regulator: MTIDEELLKELMARMRRIEGQARGIQRMLQEGRSCEEIVTQLSALRSAVNKVAVEVMTANLEECLQAPVGSSQREALEHARDIFLRFS; encoded by the coding sequence ATGACCATCGACGAAGAGCTGCTCAAGGAGCTCATGGCCCGGATGCGCCGCATCGAGGGGCAGGCCCGGGGCATCCAGCGGATGCTCCAGGAAGGGCGGAGCTGCGAGGAGATCGTCACGCAACTGAGCGCCCTCCGCTCGGCGGTCAACAAGGTGGCGGTCGAGGTGATGACCGCCAACCTGGAAGAGTGCCTGCAGGCTCCCGTGGGCAGCTCGCAGCGGGAGGCGCTGGAGCACGCCCGCGACATCTTCCTCCGCTTCTCCTGA
- the pepV gene encoding dipeptidase PepV translates to MALEMEAIDRWLGAHDAEMVRFAQELLRIPSVKEGAQPGAPFGPGPARALERALAEGERLGFRSRNVDGYAGHLEVGEGAELVGVLCHLDVVPAGSGWSHPPFGGEVVDGQLVGRGAVDDKGPSAAALYALAALAAARPHWKRRLRLIYGTDEESGWADMEYYMAREERPQLGFSPDAGFPIINAEKGILDFDAVTARTLDGEREGAVLEIRGGSRPNVVPDEATALVDARWRPGPAAGARPDGGRVEVEAHPRGWSLHASGRAAHGSTPEQGVNAVGLLLEALLAGEGLAEGWRKALESLRALLPTDGSGLDAALSDEVSGPLTANLGVLRYEEGRLRGTFNLRYPVTLSRELLLDRIERRLAALGYGVERVHDQPPHHVPAESPEIRLLSRAYEEVTGRPATLIAIGGGTYARLIPRGVAFGPVMPGQPELAHNADERIALDDLRRAARIWARAMAYLACETTG, encoded by the coding sequence TTGGCTTTGGAGATGGAGGCCATCGATCGTTGGCTCGGGGCGCACGATGCGGAGATGGTCCGCTTCGCGCAGGAGCTGCTCCGCATCCCCAGCGTCAAGGAAGGAGCTCAGCCCGGTGCGCCCTTCGGCCCCGGGCCCGCGCGGGCGCTGGAGCGGGCGCTGGCCGAGGGGGAGCGGCTCGGCTTCCGGAGCCGGAACGTGGACGGGTACGCCGGCCACCTGGAGGTGGGGGAGGGAGCGGAGCTGGTGGGCGTCCTCTGCCACCTGGACGTGGTCCCGGCCGGCAGCGGCTGGAGCCACCCGCCCTTCGGCGGCGAGGTCGTGGACGGCCAGCTGGTCGGTCGCGGCGCCGTGGACGACAAGGGCCCCTCGGCGGCCGCCCTCTATGCGCTGGCCGCGCTGGCGGCCGCCCGGCCTCACTGGAAGCGGCGCCTCCGCCTCATCTACGGCACCGACGAGGAGAGCGGATGGGCCGACATGGAGTACTACATGGCGCGGGAGGAGCGGCCGCAGCTCGGCTTCTCGCCGGACGCCGGTTTCCCCATCATCAATGCCGAGAAGGGCATCCTCGACTTCGACGCGGTGACCGCGCGCACGCTGGACGGGGAGCGCGAGGGCGCGGTCCTGGAGATTCGGGGCGGCAGTCGCCCCAACGTGGTCCCCGACGAGGCGACCGCCCTGGTCGACGCCCGCTGGCGGCCCGGACCGGCGGCCGGCGCGCGGCCGGACGGCGGCCGCGTCGAGGTGGAGGCCCACCCCCGCGGTTGGAGCCTGCACGCCAGCGGCCGCGCGGCCCACGGCAGCACGCCCGAGCAGGGGGTGAACGCCGTCGGGCTTCTGCTGGAGGCCCTCCTCGCGGGGGAGGGACTGGCCGAAGGCTGGCGGAAGGCGCTGGAATCGCTCCGCGCGCTGCTGCCCACCGACGGTTCCGGCCTGGACGCCGCCCTGAGCGACGAGGTCTCCGGACCGCTCACCGCCAACCTCGGCGTCCTCCGCTACGAGGAAGGGCGCCTCCGTGGCACCTTCAACCTCCGTTACCCGGTCACCCTGAGCCGGGAGCTGCTGCTCGACCGGATCGAGCGCCGCCTGGCCGCGCTTGGCTACGGGGTCGAGCGGGTGCACGACCAGCCGCCGCATCATGTGCCGGCGGAGAGCCCGGAGATCCGCCTCCTCTCCCGCGCCTACGAGGAGGTGACGGGCCGGCCGGCCACCCTCATCGCCATCGGCGGCGGCACCTACGCCCGCCTCATCCCCCGTGGGGTCGCCTTCGGCCCGGTCATGCCGGGCCAGCCGGAGCTGGCCCACAACGCCGACGAGCGTATCGCCCTGGACGACCTGCGGCGGGCGGCGCGGATCTGGGCGAGGGCCATGGCCTACCTGGCCTGCGAGACCACGGGCTGA
- a CDS encoding class I SAM-dependent methyltransferase: MSESDRERWNRRYAEGRGPRQEPDPFLVASLPWLHPVRTPARALDLASGPGGNALWLAERGWSVEALDISDVALERLTGEARRRGLSGRIRARRADLERWRLPSCGEAAYDLVVLTWYLERRLLPEMRKAVRPGGFVLVRTFLRGTRRPLPPAWVLEPGELLEAYRGWRTLRHAESTALGEAAYLGQRPAGTGATAGRPSPLPGRTAARPPSSLLDGVDAEPG, translated from the coding sequence TTGAGCGAGTCCGACCGGGAGCGCTGGAACCGCCGCTACGCCGAAGGAAGGGGGCCGCGCCAGGAGCCCGACCCCTTCCTGGTCGCCTCCCTTCCCTGGCTCCACCCGGTGCGTACGCCCGCCCGGGCGCTCGACCTCGCCTCGGGACCCGGGGGGAATGCGCTCTGGCTCGCGGAGCGGGGCTGGTCCGTGGAGGCGCTGGACATCTCGGACGTGGCGCTGGAACGGTTGACCGGGGAGGCGCGCCGCCGGGGGCTCTCCGGCCGTATCCGCGCCCGGCGGGCCGACCTGGAGCGCTGGCGGCTGCCTTCCTGCGGGGAGGCGGCGTACGACCTGGTGGTCCTCACCTGGTACCTGGAGCGCCGGCTCCTGCCGGAGATGCGGAAGGCGGTCCGGCCCGGCGGGTTCGTGCTGGTCCGGACCTTCCTGCGCGGTACGCGGCGGCCGCTGCCGCCGGCGTGGGTGCTGGAGCCGGGCGAGCTCCTCGAGGCCTACCGGGGCTGGCGCACCCTCCGCCACGCGGAGTCGACGGCGCTGGGCGAGGCGGCCTACCTGGGCCAGCGTCCCGCCGGCACCGGCGCCACCGCCGGCCGACCGTCACCGCTCCCCGGACGGACGGCCGCCCGCCCGCCCTCCTCGCTCCTCGACGGCGTCGACGCGGAGCCGGGCTAG
- the glnA gene encoding type I glutamate--ammonia ligase, with translation MRPSDADEVLELARRSGVVMIDLRLTDVPGRWHHITMPVEMLDRELFVSGVPFDGSSIPGFRSIEESDMVMVPDPTTAFLDPFTEAPTLVMTCDVVEPDGASYSRDPRSVAKRAEAYLKSTGIATKSYWGPELEFFIFDKVTFHADQGSAGYSIDSVEAEWNRELLDSGSRIRPKTGYFPVAPLDQLQDVRTAMVRNLQAAGLPVERHHHEVATAGQAEINFRRDTLTRTADNVQLYKYIIRNTARRYGKTVTFMPKPLYGDNGSGMHTHQSLFDEERPLFYDQQGYARLSAIGRYYVGGLLVHAPSILALSNPTTNSYRRLIPGFEAPVNLVFGKANRSAAVRVPVGSSKPESVRIEFRPPDATGNPYLSFAAMLMAGLDGILNRIEPSELGFGPLERNVYTLSPEERARIRSVPGSLEEALDALERDHDFLLRGGVFDEQLIADWIESHRKQDVEPVRQRPHPYEFYLYWDV, from the coding sequence CTGCGCCCGTCGGACGCCGACGAGGTCCTGGAGCTGGCCCGGCGGAGCGGGGTGGTGATGATCGACCTGCGGCTCACCGACGTTCCGGGGCGGTGGCACCACATCACCATGCCGGTCGAGATGTTGGATCGGGAGCTCTTCGTCTCGGGCGTCCCCTTCGACGGCTCCAGCATCCCCGGCTTCAGGTCGATCGAGGAGAGCGACATGGTGATGGTCCCCGACCCCACCACCGCCTTTCTGGATCCCTTCACGGAGGCGCCCACCCTGGTGATGACCTGTGACGTGGTCGAGCCGGACGGTGCTTCCTACAGCAGGGATCCCCGCTCCGTGGCGAAGCGCGCGGAGGCGTACCTGAAGAGCACAGGGATCGCCACCAAGAGTTACTGGGGGCCCGAACTGGAGTTCTTCATCTTCGACAAGGTCACTTTCCACGCCGACCAAGGCTCCGCCGGGTACTCCATCGACTCGGTGGAGGCCGAGTGGAACCGGGAGCTGCTCGACTCGGGTTCGCGCATCCGCCCGAAGACGGGCTACTTCCCGGTCGCGCCGCTGGACCAGCTGCAGGACGTGCGCACGGCCATGGTGCGGAACCTCCAGGCGGCCGGCCTGCCGGTGGAGCGCCACCACCACGAGGTGGCGACGGCGGGCCAGGCGGAGATCAACTTCCGCCGCGACACCCTGACCCGGACCGCCGACAACGTCCAGCTGTACAAGTACATCATCCGGAACACCGCCCGCCGCTACGGGAAGACGGTCACCTTCATGCCCAAGCCTCTCTACGGCGACAACGGCTCGGGGATGCACACGCACCAGAGCCTCTTCGACGAGGAGCGGCCGCTCTTCTACGACCAGCAGGGCTACGCCCGTCTGAGCGCCATCGGCCGCTACTACGTGGGCGGCCTCCTCGTCCACGCGCCCTCGATCCTGGCCCTCAGCAACCCGACCACCAACTCCTACCGGCGGCTGATCCCGGGCTTCGAGGCGCCGGTCAACCTGGTCTTCGGCAAGGCCAACCGGAGCGCCGCCGTCCGCGTTCCCGTGGGGTCGAGCAAGCCCGAGTCGGTGCGCATCGAGTTCCGCCCGCCTGACGCCACGGGCAATCCCTACCTGAGCTTCGCGGCCATGCTGATGGCCGGCCTGGACGGCATCCTCAACCGTATCGAGCCCTCGGAGCTCGGCTTCGGCCCGCTGGAGCGGAACGTCTATACGCTCTCGCCGGAGGAGCGCGCCCGGATCCGGAGCGTCCCGGGCTCGCTGGAGGAAGCGCTGGACGCGCTGGAGCGGGACCACGACTTCCTCCTGCGCGGCGGCGTCTTCGACGAACAGCTGATCGCGGACTGGATCGAGAGCCACAGGAAGCAGGACGTGGAACCGGTCCGCCAGCGGCCCCACCCGTACGAGTTCTACCTGTACTGGGACGTCTGA
- the mobB gene encoding molybdopterin-guanine dinucleotide biosynthesis protein B — translation MAGAIAVLSVVGRHKAGKTTLVEGLIRQLRRRGLHVATLKHDAHGFDIDVPGKDSWRHRQAGAELVLIASPARLAMVQELREEAPLPAILQLAADRAPWLDLIVTEGYRTGPLPKIEVVQTARGGPLNAGDPELLALASDRLPLEGAPPGIPCFDWNDLEGLADLVLARLPQLRRHGPRPRSSERP, via the coding sequence ATGGCCGGCGCCATCGCCGTGCTCTCCGTCGTCGGCCGTCACAAGGCGGGGAAGACCACCCTCGTGGAGGGACTGATCCGCCAGCTCCGGCGCCGCGGTCTCCACGTCGCCACCCTCAAGCACGACGCCCACGGCTTCGACATCGACGTGCCCGGCAAGGACTCCTGGCGCCACCGCCAGGCCGGGGCGGAGCTGGTGCTGATCGCCTCGCCGGCGCGGCTGGCGATGGTGCAGGAGCTCCGCGAGGAAGCCCCGCTCCCCGCCATCCTTCAACTTGCCGCCGACCGCGCCCCCTGGCTTGACCTGATCGTGACCGAGGGCTACCGGACCGGCCCCCTCCCCAAGATCGAGGTGGTCCAGACCGCGCGGGGCGGTCCCCTCAACGCCGGCGATCCGGAGCTGCTCGCCCTGGCCTCCGACCGGCTGCCCCTGGAGGGCGCCCCGCCGGGCATCCCCTGCTTCGACTGGAACGACCTGGAGGGCCTGGCCGATCTGGTCCTCGCCCGCCTGCCGCAGCTGCGCCGTCACGGCCCGCGGCCCCGCTCCTCCGAACGGCCTTGA
- a CDS encoding cation diffusion facilitator family transporter yields the protein MTFQLSEKESLRLQSVQRILWIVLGLNWAVAGAKLLVGSAIGSASMVADGYHSFADGASNIIGLVGVTLAARPSDREHPYGHKKFETLAALGIAILLLLVLAEIVSKAVGRLLHPAPPEVTPASFAVMLVTMAINYGVSRYERSAGRRLSSDVLVSDSAHTLSDLFVSTSVLITLAASRLGLLWVDAVGSLVIAGFIGKAAWEILAHVLQVLGDAAVLHREELERTMLSVPGVRGCRDVRSRGRADDIKVDAVIYLEPALPLEAAHELADRVERAVRDRFPGVTEVLLHVEPAAREPGPAVGQTQRR from the coding sequence ATGACCTTCCAGCTCTCCGAGAAAGAGTCTCTCCGCCTGCAGAGCGTCCAGCGGATCCTATGGATCGTCCTCGGCCTCAACTGGGCGGTGGCCGGGGCCAAACTGCTGGTCGGCAGCGCGATCGGCAGCGCCAGCATGGTCGCCGACGGGTACCATTCCTTCGCCGACGGCGCCTCCAACATCATCGGCCTCGTCGGCGTCACCCTGGCGGCGCGGCCCAGCGACCGGGAGCACCCGTACGGTCACAAGAAGTTCGAGACGCTGGCCGCGCTGGGCATCGCCATCCTTCTCCTGCTGGTGCTGGCCGAGATCGTCAGCAAGGCGGTCGGCCGCCTCCTGCACCCCGCCCCGCCCGAGGTGACGCCGGCCAGCTTCGCGGTGATGCTGGTCACCATGGCGATCAACTACGGCGTCTCGCGCTACGAGCGCTCCGCGGGCCGGCGGCTCTCCTCGGACGTGCTCGTCTCCGACAGCGCCCATACGCTCAGCGACCTCTTCGTCTCCACCTCGGTGCTGATCACCCTGGCGGCCAGCCGCCTCGGCCTTCTCTGGGTGGACGCGGTGGGTTCGCTGGTCATCGCCGGCTTCATCGGCAAGGCCGCGTGGGAGATCCTCGCCCACGTGCTCCAGGTGCTCGGCGACGCGGCCGTCCTCCACCGCGAGGAGCTGGAGCGGACCATGCTCTCGGTCCCGGGGGTGCGCGGCTGCCGCGACGTGCGGAGCCGCGGCCGGGCCGACGACATCAAGGTGGACGCGGTCATCTACCTGGAGCCCGCCCTGCCGCTGGAGGCGGCCCACGAGCTGGCCGACCGCGTGGAGAGGGCGGTCCGGGACCGCTTCCCCGGAGTGACCGAGGTGCTCTTGCACGTGGAGCCCGCCGCCCGCGAGCCCGGCCCGGCCGTGGGCCAGACGCAGCGGAGGTGA
- a CDS encoding FAD-dependent thymidylate synthase: protein MERQPIPPFSQEDRRLLEPFLSDLDAPVYAIHGLPEEVIAVVFAYVSRSPRSFRENLLKLLREDLQAYAGASPLLPARASAEASAFHDKWVVGYGHSSVAEHAVVHLGVERISRLASAELELSNPFLSFTEYSQRYQQPRPGDWVLPPDLPAEGRQLAEETCAELYGLYRRLLEELSEALRREVPRRPDESDEAYARRRRRQAFEDARFTLPLATATQLGLTANARALRDAIRRLLASPYPEVVALATALRQAAEHDVPTLLRHAEPDPAWEAWREAAAATPGSVRATGARGAGEAAGATSPVATGGAARLLEPEPPQVALERFARAWTAMLPGEEAAPAELFAHAAAALGEHREAPPPFHALHYRFEVELSEAAWHQLLRHNRRCQFYPGPPGAAGGWTIPPAVEQAGLGGRLEVALEKAESTARRLAALSPTAAHYLVLNAQRRRVRAEMDLAELIHLAELRGKPEAQWEIRGLVRAMVREAVRAHPFLAGVPALGALAL, encoded by the coding sequence ATGGAGCGCCAGCCCATCCCGCCCTTCTCCCAGGAAGACCGGCGCCTGCTGGAACCCTTCCTCTCGGATCTGGACGCGCCGGTCTACGCCATCCACGGCCTCCCCGAGGAAGTGATCGCGGTGGTCTTCGCCTACGTCAGCCGGAGCCCGCGCTCCTTCCGGGAGAACCTGCTCAAGCTGCTGCGGGAGGACCTCCAGGCCTACGCCGGCGCGAGCCCGCTCCTGCCGGCGCGCGCCTCGGCGGAGGCCTCCGCCTTTCACGACAAGTGGGTGGTCGGCTACGGCCACTCCTCGGTCGCCGAGCACGCCGTCGTCCACCTGGGGGTGGAGCGGATCTCGCGCCTGGCCTCCGCCGAGCTGGAGCTCTCCAATCCCTTCCTTTCGTTCACGGAGTACAGCCAGCGCTACCAGCAGCCTCGCCCGGGCGACTGGGTGCTGCCGCCGGACCTGCCTGCGGAAGGGCGGCAGCTGGCCGAGGAGACCTGCGCCGAGCTGTACGGGCTCTATCGCCGGCTCCTGGAGGAGCTGAGCGAGGCGCTCCGGCGGGAGGTCCCCCGGCGGCCCGACGAGAGCGATGAGGCGTACGCCCGCCGCCGCCGGCGGCAGGCCTTCGAGGACGCCCGCTTCACCCTCCCCCTGGCCACCGCCACCCAGCTGGGCCTGACGGCCAACGCCCGGGCGCTTCGCGACGCCATCCGCCGGCTCCTGGCCTCGCCCTACCCCGAGGTGGTCGCCCTGGCGACGGCGCTGCGCCAGGCGGCGGAGCACGACGTGCCCACCCTCCTCCGCCACGCCGAGCCCGACCCGGCTTGGGAGGCCTGGCGAGAGGCGGCCGCGGCGACGCCGGGGAGCGTCCGGGCGACGGGCGCCCGCGGCGCCGGCGAGGCGGCGGGGGCGACCTCTCCGGTCGCCACGGGCGGCGCGGCCCGCCTGCTGGAGCCCGAGCCGCCCCAGGTGGCGCTGGAGCGATTCGCCCGGGCCTGGACCGCCATGCTCCCCGGGGAGGAGGCGGCGCCGGCGGAGCTCTTCGCCCACGCAGCGGCGGCGCTGGGCGAGCACAGGGAGGCTCCGCCCCCCTTCCACGCGCTTCACTACCGGTTCGAGGTGGAACTCTCGGAGGCGGCCTGGCACCAGCTCCTCCGTCACAACCGCCGCTGCCAGTTCTACCCCGGTCCGCCGGGCGCGGCCGGGGGGTGGACGATCCCCCCGGCGGTGGAACAGGCGGGCCTGGGCGGGCGGCTGGAGGTGGCTCTGGAGAAGGCGGAGTCCACCGCCCGCCGGCTCGCCGCCCTCTCGCCCACGGCGGCCCACTACCTGGTGCTCAACGCCCAGCGGCGCAGGGTCCGGGCGGAGATGGACCTGGCGGAGCTGATCCACCTGGCGGAGCTGCGGGGGAAGCCCGAGGCGCAATGGGAGATCCGCGGCCTCGTCCGCGCCATGGTGCGGGAGGCGGTGCGCGCCCATCCCTTCCTGGCCGGGGTGCCGGCGCTGGGGGCGCTGGCGCTTTGA
- a CDS encoding SWIM zinc finger domain-containing protein: MHPEALDEARLLALADVRRLEAAQDYWMLGRVGARLRWRDRIAGRVDGAHDRYRVEARLAAGSAETRCSCGRRQPCRHALALLWAWSREPESFADLEALAAPWQGAPPGELGELLWRLLQAPEDPLAVLLEAGEGRGWEAQPPAGRLRHLESFLAEKPGEAGARFEELSDSLAPRPGEGEEGRRQRVRREGELAGRFLELPEEIRSRLDPAAWGRLVARWLDELEAGAAPVDGPELRLLARLLAAPQLPEGLYARLLRAVARLDGRGVVDRLLRAASEEAEAERRLGLEEARERRERAVLALADLLALRGRGEEAERVMEEAAGLPAVGERWVEARLERGDLEGAVAAARRALAGATGAAVRAWRSRLAELLEAAGRSGEAFALRVANYAEKADSGGYRCLRRAARQRGAWAEMAGAARAALRQQEGRASVLEALLEEDDPAALAEELGSALEDPDTPVELILRAIVRLGRERPGEAQGLGRRLLRSGRASVQQRARLARFLARLRVDAVEERGGRAGGRPSGER; this comes from the coding sequence GTGCATCCGGAGGCGCTGGACGAGGCTCGCCTGCTGGCCCTCGCCGACGTGCGCAGGCTGGAGGCGGCTCAGGACTACTGGATGCTGGGCCGGGTGGGGGCTCGTCTCCGCTGGCGGGACCGGATCGCCGGCCGGGTGGACGGGGCACACGACCGCTACCGGGTGGAGGCGCGCCTGGCCGCCGGGTCCGCGGAGACCCGTTGCAGCTGCGGCAGGCGGCAGCCCTGCCGGCACGCGCTGGCGCTCCTCTGGGCGTGGAGCAGGGAGCCGGAGAGTTTCGCCGACCTGGAGGCGCTGGCCGCCCCCTGGCAGGGGGCGCCGCCCGGGGAGCTGGGCGAGTTGCTCTGGCGCCTGCTGCAGGCGCCGGAGGATCCGCTGGCCGTCCTCCTGGAGGCGGGGGAGGGACGGGGCTGGGAGGCGCAGCCGCCGGCGGGACGGCTGCGCCATCTGGAGAGCTTTCTGGCGGAGAAGCCCGGCGAGGCCGGGGCCCGGTTCGAGGAGCTGTCCGACAGCCTGGCGCCGCGCCCGGGCGAGGGAGAGGAAGGGCGTCGCCAGCGCGTCCGCCGGGAGGGGGAGCTGGCCGGTCGCTTCCTGGAGCTGCCGGAGGAGATCCGGTCCCGGCTGGACCCGGCGGCCTGGGGGAGGCTGGTCGCCCGCTGGCTGGACGAGCTGGAGGCCGGAGCAGCGCCGGTGGACGGCCCGGAGCTCCGGCTTCTGGCCCGTCTCCTGGCGGCGCCGCAGCTGCCCGAGGGGCTCTACGCCCGCCTCCTCCGGGCGGTGGCCCGCCTGGACGGGCGCGGGGTGGTCGACCGTCTGCTGCGCGCGGCCTCGGAGGAGGCGGAGGCGGAGCGGCGGCTGGGCCTGGAGGAGGCGAGGGAGCGGCGCGAGCGGGCGGTGTTGGCGCTGGCCGACCTCCTGGCGCTGAGGGGGCGGGGCGAGGAGGCGGAGCGCGTGATGGAAGAGGCGGCCGGGCTGCCCGCGGTGGGCGAGCGGTGGGTGGAGGCGCGCCTGGAGCGGGGCGACCTGGAGGGCGCCGTCGCCGCGGCCCGCCGGGCGCTGGCCGGCGCCACCGGTGCGGCGGTGAGGGCCTGGCGGAGCCGCCTGGCGGAGCTGCTGGAGGCGGCGGGCCGCTCCGGCGAGGCCTTCGCCCTGCGGGTGGCCAACTACGCGGAGAAGGCCGACAGCGGCGGATACCGGTGCCTGCGGCGGGCGGCGCGGCAGCGGGGCGCCTGGGCGGAGATGGCGGGGGCGGCCCGTGCGGCCCTGCGGCAGCAGGAGGGGCGGGCGTCGGTGCTGGAGGCGCTCCTGGAGGAGGACGACCCGGCGGCGCTGGCGGAGGAGCTGGGCTCCGCCCTGGAGGACCCGGACACGCCGGTGGAGCTGATCCTGCGGGCCATCGTCCGGCTGGGGCGCGAGCGGCCCGGCGAAGCGCAGGGACTGGGCCGGCGGCTGCTCCGGTCGGGACGCGCCAGCGTCCAGCAGCGCGCGCGGCTGGCCCGCTTCCTAGCCCGGCTCCGCGTCGACGCCGTCGAGGAGCGAGGAGGGCGGGCGGGCGGCCGTCCGTCCGGGGAGCGGTGA
- a CDS encoding YihY/virulence factor BrkB family protein, producing MALLRILIRAGFRFSRHRGGTMAAALSYYGLFSLFPLLLLLALLAAAVEPGEGFRRALADLVRLYVPTSEAVVATGLERLRDLRGQLGAVGGLGLLWAGSGVFTVLAGALDQVWERNEHLPLLRRRALGLVTLLATVAALFLAALLSLGVGALLREALSRAGLGGLGGRTAGLLLTVLPPLLVWGALAALYHFLPGGEPPFGDVWPGALVAALGVEALRYGFALYAARLAHFHAVYGSLAAGVLLLFWIYLLSVVVLFGAEVAAAYGRWRRGETEEAEGPRWLLRL from the coding sequence GTGGCTCTGCTGCGCATCCTCATCCGGGCCGGCTTCCGCTTCAGCCGTCACCGCGGGGGCACCATGGCCGCGGCGCTCTCCTACTATGGCCTCTTCTCCCTCTTCCCCCTCCTCCTGCTTCTGGCGCTCCTGGCCGCGGCGGTGGAGCCGGGCGAGGGCTTCCGCCGCGCCCTGGCGGACCTGGTCCGCCTCTACGTTCCCACCAGCGAGGCAGTGGTCGCCACCGGCCTCGAGAGGCTCCGCGACCTGCGCGGCCAGCTGGGAGCGGTGGGCGGCCTCGGGCTGCTCTGGGCGGGATCGGGCGTCTTCACCGTGCTGGCCGGCGCCCTGGACCAGGTCTGGGAGCGGAACGAGCACCTCCCCCTGCTGCGCCGCCGCGCCCTGGGACTGGTCACCCTGCTGGCGACGGTGGCCGCGCTCTTCCTGGCGGCCCTCCTGAGCCTCGGGGTGGGCGCGCTCCTGCGCGAGGCTCTCTCCCGCGCCGGGTTGGGCGGCCTGGGCGGGCGGACGGCGGGGCTGCTGCTGACGGTGCTGCCGCCGCTCCTGGTCTGGGGGGCCCTGGCCGCGCTCTACCACTTCCTGCCCGGCGGCGAGCCGCCCTTCGGCGACGTCTGGCCGGGGGCGCTGGTGGCGGCGCTGGGCGTGGAGGCGCTCCGCTACGGATTCGCCCTCTACGCGGCCCGCCTGGCCCACTTCCACGCCGTCTACGGAAGCCTCGCCGCCGGCGTCCTCCTCCTCTTCTGGATCTACCTGCTCTCGGTGGTGGTCCTCTTCGGCGCCGAGGTGGCGGCGGCGTACGGCCGCTGGCGGCGGGGCGAGACGGAAGAGGCGGAGGGGCCCCGCTGGCTCCTCCGCCTCTGA
- a CDS encoding molybdopterin molybdotransferase MoeA gives MLLSVPEALARLLAVPCRLGVETAPLEKAAGRILAEPLHAPRPLPHFDRAAMDGYALRSAETAGAGPGRAVRLRVAVTSRAGEPAPRGLAPGEAARIFTGAALPPGADAVIRQEEVARDPEGFLLVEEPVEVGRNVDPAGCEAAAGQLLLPAGSLLGAPEVALAASLGLTRLPVRERPRLAVLSTGAELVEPGQPLAPGMIYSSNRFALAAIAAEWGAQVAWTGSVDDDAGAIAEAVRAQAGRFHLLVTSGGASVGDYDCVAAALDRLGAEILFHGVALKPGTPALAARLGDALVLGLPGTPGAAYTVFRVLAVPLLQHWLGVAGGGPRPGEGEDAASAATPGDGWTAVLESPPPSASPRLEQYLAASLRRQQGRLYARPLRRGHANSLLAWLGADALARIPAGPLPPAGSAVEVLPLHPWRLASAPEGTPPGLDRKEG, from the coding sequence TTGTTGCTCAGCGTTCCCGAGGCGCTGGCGCGCCTCTTGGCCGTCCCGTGCCGGCTGGGCGTGGAGACGGCGCCCCTGGAGAAGGCGGCAGGCCGGATCCTGGCCGAGCCGCTCCACGCACCGCGACCGCTCCCGCACTTCGACCGGGCGGCCATGGACGGCTATGCCCTCCGCTCCGCGGAGACGGCGGGAGCCGGGCCGGGCCGAGCGGTCCGTCTCCGCGTCGCCGTCACCTCCCGCGCCGGGGAGCCGGCCCCGCGCGGGCTCGCCCCCGGCGAGGCCGCCCGCATCTTCACGGGCGCGGCACTCCCTCCGGGCGCCGACGCGGTGATCCGCCAGGAGGAGGTCGCGCGGGACCCGGAAGGCTTCCTGCTTGTCGAGGAACCGGTGGAGGTGGGGAGAAACGTCGACCCGGCGGGCTGCGAGGCGGCGGCAGGCCAGCTCCTCCTTCCCGCCGGCAGCCTTCTCGGTGCGCCGGAGGTGGCGCTGGCCGCCAGCCTGGGGCTGACCCGGCTCCCCGTCCGGGAACGGCCGAGGCTGGCCGTCCTCTCCACCGGGGCGGAGCTGGTGGAGCCCGGCCAGCCCCTGGCGCCGGGCATGATCTACAGCTCGAACCGGTTCGCCCTGGCGGCCATCGCCGCCGAGTGGGGGGCGCAGGTGGCCTGGACGGGGAGCGTGGACGACGACGCCGGCGCCATCGCCGAAGCGGTCCGGGCCCAGGCCGGGCGCTTCCACCTCCTGGTCACCAGCGGCGGCGCCTCGGTGGGCGACTACGACTGCGTGGCCGCGGCCCTGGATCGGCTGGGTGCGGAGATCCTCTTCCACGGCGTCGCCCTCAAGCCGGGCACGCCGGCGCTGGCCGCGCGCCTGGGCGACGCGCTCGTGCTCGGCCTGCCGGGGACACCCGGCGCCGCCTACACCGTCTTCCGGGTGCTGGCGGTGCCGCTCCTCCAGCACTGGCTGGGCGTGGCCGGGGGCGGCCCCCGTCCGGGGGAGGGGGAGGACGCGGCGAGCGCGGCCACGCCCGGCGACGGCTGGACCGCCGTTCTCGAGAGCCCGCCCCCGAGCGCTTCCCCCCGGCTGGAGCAGTATCTGGCCGCCTCCCTCCGCCGGCAGCAAGGGCGCCTCTACGCCCGCCCGCTGCGGCGCGGCCACGCCAACTCGCTCCTGGCCTGGCTGGGGGCGGACGCGCTGGCGCGGATCCCGGCCGGTCCGCTTCCTCCGGCGGGGAGCGCGGTGGAGGTGCTGCCGCTTCACCCGTGGCGCCTCGCGAGCGCCCCGGAGGGCACGCCTCCCGGTCTCGACAGGAAGGAGGGGTGA